Proteins encoded together in one Manis pentadactyla isolate mManPen7 chromosome 6, mManPen7.hap1, whole genome shotgun sequence window:
- the RNMT gene encoding mRNA cap guanine-N7 methyltransferase isoform X1, which yields MENSAKAEECAEISLEEAKAPINSETVSSFNINEISTTIGTGLSKEAPTCGQVDTPKKRKMEFEDDLVKESSSCGEDSTYKKRKLDDETVPEEKGSGDDEGISRKRKLEIKDFPKDEPSAEDGTKKKRKIELEDVPERHKNLEEGHSSAVAAHYNELQEVGLEKRSQSRIFYLRNFNNWMKSVLIGEFLEKVRQKKKRDITVLDLGCGKGGDLLKWKKGRISKLVCTDIADISVKQCQQRYEDMKNRCRDNEYIFNAEFIIADSSKELLIDKFRDPEMCFDICSCQFVCHYSFESYEQADMMLRNACERLSPGGYFIGTTPNSFELIRRLEVSETESFGNEIYTVKFQKKGNYPLFGCKYDFNLEGVVDVPEFLVYFPLLNEMAKKYNMKLIYKKTFLEFYEEKIKNNENKMLLKRMQALEPYPANENSKLASEKVDDYEHAAKYMKNSQVKLPLGTLSKSEWEATSIYLVFAFEKQQ from the exons ATGGAAAATTCTGCAAAAGCAGAGGAATGTGCAGAGATCTCTCTTGAAGAGGCAAAAGCACCAATAAATTCAGAAACAGTGTCTTCATTCAATATTAATGAAATCTCAACCACTATTGGGACTGGACTTTCTAAAGAGGCTCCTACCTGCGGGCAGGTAGACacaccaaaaaagagaaaaatggagttTGAAGATGATCTTGTAAAGGAGAGTTCTAGTTGTGGGGAAGATTCTacatacaagaaaagaaaacttgatgATGAAACTGTCCCAGAAGAAAAAGGGTCTGGTGATGATGAAGGTatttcaaggaaaagaaaactggaaattaaGGATTTTCCAAAAGATGAACCTTCTGCTGAAGATGGtactaagaaaaagagaaaaatagaactcGAGGATGTTCCTGAAAGGCACAAA AACTTGGAAGAAGGACACAGCTCAGCTGTGGCTGCCCACTACAATGAACTTCAGGAAGTTGGTTTGGAGAAGCGTAGCCAAAGTCGTATTTTTTACTTAAGAAACTTTAATAATTGGATGAAAAGTGTCCTCATTG gagAATTTTTAGAAAAGGTACGACAGAAAAAGAAACGTGATATCACTGTTTTGGACCTGGGATGTGGTAAAGGTGGAGATTTGCTCAAGTGGAAAAAGGGAAGAATTAGCAAGCTCGTTTGTACTG ATATCGCTGATATTTCTGTCAAACAATGTCAGCAGCGGTATGAGGACATGAAAAACCGTTGTCGTGataatgaatatattttcaaTGCAGAATTTATAATTGCTGATAGTTCAAAG gaACTTTTGATTGACAAATTCCGTGACCCAGAAATGTGCTTTGACATCTGCAGTTGTCAGTTTGTTTGTCATTACTCATTTGAGTCCTATGAGCAGGCTGACATGATGCTCAGAAATGCCTGTGAGAGACTGAGCCCTGGAGGCTATTTTATTGGAACCACTCCCAATAGCTTTGAACTGAT AAGACGTCTTGAAGTTTCAGAAACAGAATCGTTTGGAAATGAAATATATACTGTGAAatttcagaagaaaggaaattatcCTTTATTTGGCTGCAAATACGACTTCAACTTGGAGGGTGTTGTTGATGTCCCTGAATTCTTGGTCTATTTTCCATTGCTAAATGA AATGGCGAAGAAGTACAATATGAAACTAATCTACAAAAAAACATTTCTGGAATTCTATgaagaaaagattaagaacaatgaaaacaaaatgctgTTAAAAAGAATGCAGGCCCTTGAG CCATATCCTGCAAACGAGAATTCCAAACTTGCCTCTGAGAAGGTGGATGACTATGAACATGCAGCAAAGTACATGAAGAACAGTCAAGTAAAGTTACCTttg GGAACCTTAAGTAAATCAGAATGGGAAGCTACAA gtaTTTACTTGGTTTTTGCATTTGAGAAACAGCAGTGA
- the RNMT gene encoding mRNA cap guanine-N7 methyltransferase isoform X2, which yields MENSAKAEECAEISLEEAKAPINSETVSSFNINEISTTIGTGLSKEAPTCGQVDTPKKRKMEFEDDLVKESSSCGEDSTYKKRKLDDETVPEEKGSGDDEGISRKRKLEIKDFPKDEPSAEDGTKKKRKIELEDVPERHKNLEEGHSSAVAAHYNELQEVGLEKRSQSRIFYLRNFNNWMKSVLIGEFLEKVRQKKKRDITVLDLGCGKGGDLLKWKKGRISKLVCTDIADISVKQCQQRYEDMKNRCRDNEYIFNAEFIIADSSKELLIDKFRDPEMCFDICSCQFVCHYSFESYEQADMMLRNACERLSPGGYFIGTTPNSFELIRRLEVSETESFGNEIYTVKFQKKGNYPLFGCKYDFNLEGVVDVPEFLVYFPLLNEMAKKYNMKLIYKKTFLEFYEEKIKNNENKMLLKRMQALEPYPANENSKLASEKVDDYEHAAKYMKNSQGTLSKSEWEATSIYLVFAFEKQQ from the exons ATGGAAAATTCTGCAAAAGCAGAGGAATGTGCAGAGATCTCTCTTGAAGAGGCAAAAGCACCAATAAATTCAGAAACAGTGTCTTCATTCAATATTAATGAAATCTCAACCACTATTGGGACTGGACTTTCTAAAGAGGCTCCTACCTGCGGGCAGGTAGACacaccaaaaaagagaaaaatggagttTGAAGATGATCTTGTAAAGGAGAGTTCTAGTTGTGGGGAAGATTCTacatacaagaaaagaaaacttgatgATGAAACTGTCCCAGAAGAAAAAGGGTCTGGTGATGATGAAGGTatttcaaggaaaagaaaactggaaattaaGGATTTTCCAAAAGATGAACCTTCTGCTGAAGATGGtactaagaaaaagagaaaaatagaactcGAGGATGTTCCTGAAAGGCACAAA AACTTGGAAGAAGGACACAGCTCAGCTGTGGCTGCCCACTACAATGAACTTCAGGAAGTTGGTTTGGAGAAGCGTAGCCAAAGTCGTATTTTTTACTTAAGAAACTTTAATAATTGGATGAAAAGTGTCCTCATTG gagAATTTTTAGAAAAGGTACGACAGAAAAAGAAACGTGATATCACTGTTTTGGACCTGGGATGTGGTAAAGGTGGAGATTTGCTCAAGTGGAAAAAGGGAAGAATTAGCAAGCTCGTTTGTACTG ATATCGCTGATATTTCTGTCAAACAATGTCAGCAGCGGTATGAGGACATGAAAAACCGTTGTCGTGataatgaatatattttcaaTGCAGAATTTATAATTGCTGATAGTTCAAAG gaACTTTTGATTGACAAATTCCGTGACCCAGAAATGTGCTTTGACATCTGCAGTTGTCAGTTTGTTTGTCATTACTCATTTGAGTCCTATGAGCAGGCTGACATGATGCTCAGAAATGCCTGTGAGAGACTGAGCCCTGGAGGCTATTTTATTGGAACCACTCCCAATAGCTTTGAACTGAT AAGACGTCTTGAAGTTTCAGAAACAGAATCGTTTGGAAATGAAATATATACTGTGAAatttcagaagaaaggaaattatcCTTTATTTGGCTGCAAATACGACTTCAACTTGGAGGGTGTTGTTGATGTCCCTGAATTCTTGGTCTATTTTCCATTGCTAAATGA AATGGCGAAGAAGTACAATATGAAACTAATCTACAAAAAAACATTTCTGGAATTCTATgaagaaaagattaagaacaatgaaaacaaaatgctgTTAAAAAGAATGCAGGCCCTTGAG CCATATCCTGCAAACGAGAATTCCAAACTTGCCTCTGAGAAGGTGGATGACTATGAACATGCAGCAAAGTACATGAAGAACAGTCAA GGAACCTTAAGTAAATCAGAATGGGAAGCTACAA gtaTTTACTTGGTTTTTGCATTTGAGAAACAGCAGTGA